One stretch of Daphnia pulicaria isolate SC F1-1A chromosome 6, SC_F0-13Bv2, whole genome shotgun sequence DNA includes these proteins:
- the LOC124342395 gene encoding protein spinster-like isoform X4, producing the protein MDSSGIRANMSAQQLIDHEVYERSLRNPNSRQDGKVSTDSSGSSSLSSSNTKIDGKGIPSASDSSANSSSGENRTVEHPLTKRQIITVTILCFVNLINYMDRYTIAGILTQIQCDLNIGDTEGGLLQTAFVAIYMICAPVFGYLGDRYSRRLIMAAGIFVWSLTTLLGSYMTNFWAFLVMRSLVGVGEASYSTIAPTIISDLFVGDTRSKFLALFYFAIPVGSGLGYIVGSEASRVMGSWHWGLRVTPVFGAVAVLLILLVVQDPPRGESEGAHLSATSWWDDIKSLGKNKSFVMSTAACTAVAFVAGALAWWGPKFIALGLATQQGHQDVSLDDVSYIFGLIAMIAGLLGVPLGSFLGQKLRVRYQRADPIVCGMGMLFSTPLMLAALFIAGWNTTTCFVVVFFGQVLLNLNWAIVADILLYTVIPTRRSTAEAFQILFSHALGDAGSPYLIGQISEILKKSFSTPAAFVEGAMVLNSTVSSIVSDFVTSSPDMNVSANCSSSGTSSIDLTTVEGDFKALQWAMSITIVVEVLGALFFFGTAWYIVEDKAKVDRAVAGVSQHALRQDVEQQTTLPFPGASGNSNEIAVVQPGSSSDAGLEGRAYINQAMEE; encoded by the exons ATGGATTCGTCCGGAATTCGTGCTAATATGTCTGCTCAACAGTTGATCGACCATGAAGTATACGAGCGTTCGTTAAGGAACCCCAATAGTCGGCAAGATGGAAAAGTGTCAACAGATTCCAGCGGATCAAGTTCATTATCCAGttcgaacacaaaaattgacggCAAAGGAATTCCCTCTGCAAGTGATTCTTCTGCCAACAGCTCTTCAGGAGAAAACCGAACAGTTGAGCATCCCCTGACCAAACGACAGATAATCACAGTCACCATTCTCTGTTTTGTCAACTTAATCAACTACATGGACAGATATACAATAGCTG gAATTTTAACCCAAATACAATGTGATCTCAATATCGGAGATACAGAGGGTGGCCTGCTTCAAACAGCTTTCGTCGCGATTTACATGATATGCGCTCCCGTATTTGGCTACCTGGGTGATCGATACTCTCGAAG GCTTATCATGGCTGCCGGTATTTTCGTCTGGAGCCTGACAACATTACTTGGCTCTTACATGACAAATTTCTGGGCTTTCCTGGTCATGAGGAGCCTTGTAGGTGTGGGAGAAGCTTCCTACTCAACCATAGCACCTACCATCATTTCAGACTTATTTGTTGGCGATACTCGCTCAAAATTCCTAGCCCTATTCTATTTCGCAATTCCGGTCGGGAG TGGACTAGGTTACATCGTTGGCTCAGAAGCATCTAGAGTGATGGGATCGTGGCATTGGGGCCTTCGAGTCACGCCAGTTTTCGGGGCCGTAGCCGTGCTCCTGATTTTGCTGGTCGTCCAGGATCCTCCACGCGGCGAATCTGAAGGCGCCCATCTTTCAGCCACGAGCTGGTGGGACGACATTAAATCACTCGGCAAAAA CAAAAGCTTTGTGATGTCCACAGCAGCTTGCACAGCGGTGGCCTTCGTCGCTGGAGCTCTGGCATGGTGGGGTCCCAAGTTTATCGCATTGGGTTTGGCCACTCAACAAGGTCACCAGGATGTTTCATTGGATGA CGTATCGTACATTTTCGGCTTGATTGCCATGATCGCTGGTTTGCTGGGCGTTCCCCTTGGATCTTTCCTCGGCCAAAAATTGCGCGTCCGCTATCAGCGGGCCGATCCCATCGTTTGCGGCATGGGTATGCTGTTTTCCACTCCGCTCATGCTAGCTGCGTTGTTTATCGCCGGATGGAACACTACCACTTGCTTTGTGGTCGTCTTCTTTGGTCAAGTTCTGCTCAATTTGAATTGGGCAATTGTGGCTGATATCCTGTTG taTACGGTAATCCCAACGCGACGATCAACCGCTGAAGCGTTCCAAATTCTATTTTCACACGCACTGGGTGACGCCGGCTCTCCTTATTTGATTGGCCAG ATCTCCGAAATTCTGAAGAAATCCTTTTCGACTCCGGCTGCATTCGTCGAAGGCGCCATGGTTCTAAACTCAACTGTTTCGTCAATTGTGAGCGACTTTGTTACGAGTTCACCTGATATGAATGTCAGCGCAAACTGTTCCAGTTCAGGAACGTCATCTATAGATCTCACCACTGTTGAAGGCGACTTCAAAGCCCTACAGTGGGCCATGTCTATCACGATAGTCGTGGAAGTTCTCGgtgctctcttctttttcggaACAGCATG GTACATCGTGGAGGACAAAgccaaagttgatcgcgcagTAGCAG GAGTTAGTCAGCACGCTTTACGACAAGATGTTGAACAGCAAACAACTTTGCCGTTTCCGGGTGCATCGGGGAATTCTAACGAGATTGCCGTCGTACAGCCTGGATCATCTTCGGATGCCGGACTGGAAGGAAGAGCTTACATTAACCAGGCCATGGAAGAGTGA
- the LOC124342395 gene encoding protein spinster-like isoform X2: protein MDSSGIRANMSAQQLIDHEVYERSLRNPNSRQDGKVSTDSSGSSSLSSSNTKIDGKGIPSASDSSANSSSGENRTVEHPLTKRQIITVTILCFVNLINYMDRYTIAGILTQIQCDLNIGDTEGGLLQTAFVAIYMICAPVFGYLGDRYSRRLIMAAGIFVWSLTTLLGSYMTNFWAFLVMRSLVGVGEASYSTIAPTIISDLFVGDTRSKFLALFYFAIPVGSGLGYIVGSEASRVMGSWHWGLRVTPVFGAVAVLLILLVVQDPPRGESEGAHLSATSWWDDIKSLGKNKSFVMSTAACTAVAFVAGALAWWGPKFIALGLATQQGHQDVSLDDVSYIFGLIAMIAGLLGVPLGSFLGQKLRVRYQRADPIVCGMGMLFSTPLMLAALFIAGWNTTTCFVVVFFGQVLLNLNWAIVADILLYTVIPTRRSTAEAFQILFSHALGDAGSPYLIGQISEILKKSFSTPAAFVEGAMVLNSTVSSIVSDFVTSSPDMNVSANCSSSGTSSIDLTTVEGDFKALQWAMSITIVVEVLGALFFFGTAWYIVEDKAKVDRAVADGPRGFRAVSMKELPASLMWNGHPSDLVTSKIIGLGFDDETRQLSPSRNRRPDSNGTPEEEQPITIIAPASEYLSVI from the exons ATGGATTCGTCCGGAATTCGTGCTAATATGTCTGCTCAACAGTTGATCGACCATGAAGTATACGAGCGTTCGTTAAGGAACCCCAATAGTCGGCAAGATGGAAAAGTGTCAACAGATTCCAGCGGATCAAGTTCATTATCCAGttcgaacacaaaaattgacggCAAAGGAATTCCCTCTGCAAGTGATTCTTCTGCCAACAGCTCTTCAGGAGAAAACCGAACAGTTGAGCATCCCCTGACCAAACGACAGATAATCACAGTCACCATTCTCTGTTTTGTCAACTTAATCAACTACATGGACAGATATACAATAGCTG gAATTTTAACCCAAATACAATGTGATCTCAATATCGGAGATACAGAGGGTGGCCTGCTTCAAACAGCTTTCGTCGCGATTTACATGATATGCGCTCCCGTATTTGGCTACCTGGGTGATCGATACTCTCGAAG GCTTATCATGGCTGCCGGTATTTTCGTCTGGAGCCTGACAACATTACTTGGCTCTTACATGACAAATTTCTGGGCTTTCCTGGTCATGAGGAGCCTTGTAGGTGTGGGAGAAGCTTCCTACTCAACCATAGCACCTACCATCATTTCAGACTTATTTGTTGGCGATACTCGCTCAAAATTCCTAGCCCTATTCTATTTCGCAATTCCGGTCGGGAG TGGACTAGGTTACATCGTTGGCTCAGAAGCATCTAGAGTGATGGGATCGTGGCATTGGGGCCTTCGAGTCACGCCAGTTTTCGGGGCCGTAGCCGTGCTCCTGATTTTGCTGGTCGTCCAGGATCCTCCACGCGGCGAATCTGAAGGCGCCCATCTTTCAGCCACGAGCTGGTGGGACGACATTAAATCACTCGGCAAAAA CAAAAGCTTTGTGATGTCCACAGCAGCTTGCACAGCGGTGGCCTTCGTCGCTGGAGCTCTGGCATGGTGGGGTCCCAAGTTTATCGCATTGGGTTTGGCCACTCAACAAGGTCACCAGGATGTTTCATTGGATGA CGTATCGTACATTTTCGGCTTGATTGCCATGATCGCTGGTTTGCTGGGCGTTCCCCTTGGATCTTTCCTCGGCCAAAAATTGCGCGTCCGCTATCAGCGGGCCGATCCCATCGTTTGCGGCATGGGTATGCTGTTTTCCACTCCGCTCATGCTAGCTGCGTTGTTTATCGCCGGATGGAACACTACCACTTGCTTTGTGGTCGTCTTCTTTGGTCAAGTTCTGCTCAATTTGAATTGGGCAATTGTGGCTGATATCCTGTTG taTACGGTAATCCCAACGCGACGATCAACCGCTGAAGCGTTCCAAATTCTATTTTCACACGCACTGGGTGACGCCGGCTCTCCTTATTTGATTGGCCAG ATCTCCGAAATTCTGAAGAAATCCTTTTCGACTCCGGCTGCATTCGTCGAAGGCGCCATGGTTCTAAACTCAACTGTTTCGTCAATTGTGAGCGACTTTGTTACGAGTTCACCTGATATGAATGTCAGCGCAAACTGTTCCAGTTCAGGAACGTCATCTATAGATCTCACCACTGTTGAAGGCGACTTCAAAGCCCTACAGTGGGCCATGTCTATCACGATAGTCGTGGAAGTTCTCGgtgctctcttctttttcggaACAGCATG GTACATCGTGGAGGACAAAgccaaagttgatcgcgcagTAGCAG ACGGCCCACGCGGTTTCCGAGCCGTAAGCATGAAGGAGTTGCCCGCGTCCTTGATGTGGAACGGCCATCCCTCTGACTTGGTGACGTCTAAAATAATAG GTTTGGGATTCGATGATGAAACGAGGCAACTATCACCGTCAAGAAATCGGCGGCCAGACAGCAATGgaacacccgaagaagagcaACCCATCACCATCATCGCTCCAGCTTCCGAATATCTTTCggtcatttaa
- the LOC124342395 gene encoding protein spinster-like isoform X3 encodes MDSSGIRANMSAQQLIDHEVYERSLRNPNSRQDGKVSTDSSGSSSLSSSNTKIDGKGIPSASDSSANSSSGENRTVEHPLTKRQIITVTILCFVNLINYMDRYTIAGILTQIQCDLNIGDTEGGLLQTAFVAIYMICAPVFGYLGDRYSRRLIMAAGIFVWSLTTLLGSYMTNFWAFLVMRSLVGVGEASYSTIAPTIISDLFVGDTRSKFLALFYFAIPVGSGLGYIVGSEASRVMGSWHWGLRVTPVFGAVAVLLILLVVQDPPRGESEGAHLSATSWWDDIKSLGKNKSFVMSTAACTAVAFVAGALAWWGPKFIALGLATQQGHQDVSLDDVSYIFGLIAMIAGLLGVPLGSFLGQKLRVRYQRADPIVCGMGMLFSTPLMLAALFIAGWNTTTCFVVVFFGQVLLNLNWAIVADILLYTVIPTRRSTAEAFQILFSHALGDAGSPYLIGQISEILKKSFSTPAAFVEGAMVLNSTVSSIVSDFVTSSPDMNVSANCSSSGTSSIDLTTVEGDFKALQWAMSITIVVEVLGALFFFGTAWYIVEDKAKVDRAVAAGVSQHALRQDVEQQTTLPFPGASGNSNEIAVVQPGSSSDAGLEGRAYINQAMEE; translated from the exons ATGGATTCGTCCGGAATTCGTGCTAATATGTCTGCTCAACAGTTGATCGACCATGAAGTATACGAGCGTTCGTTAAGGAACCCCAATAGTCGGCAAGATGGAAAAGTGTCAACAGATTCCAGCGGATCAAGTTCATTATCCAGttcgaacacaaaaattgacggCAAAGGAATTCCCTCTGCAAGTGATTCTTCTGCCAACAGCTCTTCAGGAGAAAACCGAACAGTTGAGCATCCCCTGACCAAACGACAGATAATCACAGTCACCATTCTCTGTTTTGTCAACTTAATCAACTACATGGACAGATATACAATAGCTG gAATTTTAACCCAAATACAATGTGATCTCAATATCGGAGATACAGAGGGTGGCCTGCTTCAAACAGCTTTCGTCGCGATTTACATGATATGCGCTCCCGTATTTGGCTACCTGGGTGATCGATACTCTCGAAG GCTTATCATGGCTGCCGGTATTTTCGTCTGGAGCCTGACAACATTACTTGGCTCTTACATGACAAATTTCTGGGCTTTCCTGGTCATGAGGAGCCTTGTAGGTGTGGGAGAAGCTTCCTACTCAACCATAGCACCTACCATCATTTCAGACTTATTTGTTGGCGATACTCGCTCAAAATTCCTAGCCCTATTCTATTTCGCAATTCCGGTCGGGAG TGGACTAGGTTACATCGTTGGCTCAGAAGCATCTAGAGTGATGGGATCGTGGCATTGGGGCCTTCGAGTCACGCCAGTTTTCGGGGCCGTAGCCGTGCTCCTGATTTTGCTGGTCGTCCAGGATCCTCCACGCGGCGAATCTGAAGGCGCCCATCTTTCAGCCACGAGCTGGTGGGACGACATTAAATCACTCGGCAAAAA CAAAAGCTTTGTGATGTCCACAGCAGCTTGCACAGCGGTGGCCTTCGTCGCTGGAGCTCTGGCATGGTGGGGTCCCAAGTTTATCGCATTGGGTTTGGCCACTCAACAAGGTCACCAGGATGTTTCATTGGATGA CGTATCGTACATTTTCGGCTTGATTGCCATGATCGCTGGTTTGCTGGGCGTTCCCCTTGGATCTTTCCTCGGCCAAAAATTGCGCGTCCGCTATCAGCGGGCCGATCCCATCGTTTGCGGCATGGGTATGCTGTTTTCCACTCCGCTCATGCTAGCTGCGTTGTTTATCGCCGGATGGAACACTACCACTTGCTTTGTGGTCGTCTTCTTTGGTCAAGTTCTGCTCAATTTGAATTGGGCAATTGTGGCTGATATCCTGTTG taTACGGTAATCCCAACGCGACGATCAACCGCTGAAGCGTTCCAAATTCTATTTTCACACGCACTGGGTGACGCCGGCTCTCCTTATTTGATTGGCCAG ATCTCCGAAATTCTGAAGAAATCCTTTTCGACTCCGGCTGCATTCGTCGAAGGCGCCATGGTTCTAAACTCAACTGTTTCGTCAATTGTGAGCGACTTTGTTACGAGTTCACCTGATATGAATGTCAGCGCAAACTGTTCCAGTTCAGGAACGTCATCTATAGATCTCACCACTGTTGAAGGCGACTTCAAAGCCCTACAGTGGGCCATGTCTATCACGATAGTCGTGGAAGTTCTCGgtgctctcttctttttcggaACAGCATG GTACATCGTGGAGGACAAAgccaaagttgatcgcgcagTAGCAG CAGGAGTTAGTCAGCACGCTTTACGACAAGATGTTGAACAGCAAACAACTTTGCCGTTTCCGGGTGCATCGGGGAATTCTAACGAGATTGCCGTCGTACAGCCTGGATCATCTTCGGATGCCGGACTGGAAGGAAGAGCTTACATTAACCAGGCCATGGAAGAGTGA
- the LOC124342395 gene encoding protein spinster-like isoform X1, with amino-acid sequence MDSSGIRANMSAQQLIDHEVYERSLRNPNSRQDGKVSTDSSGSSSLSSSNTKIDGKGIPSASDSSANSSSGENRTVEHPLTKRQIITVTILCFVNLINYMDRYTIAGILTQIQCDLNIGDTEGGLLQTAFVAIYMICAPVFGYLGDRYSRRLIMAAGIFVWSLTTLLGSYMTNFWAFLVMRSLVGVGEASYSTIAPTIISDLFVGDTRSKFLALFYFAIPVGSGLGYIVGSEASRVMGSWHWGLRVTPVFGAVAVLLILLVVQDPPRGESEGAHLSATSWWDDIKSLGKNKSFVMSTAACTAVAFVAGALAWWGPKFIALGLATQQGHQDVSLDDVSYIFGLIAMIAGLLGVPLGSFLGQKLRVRYQRADPIVCGMGMLFSTPLMLAALFIAGWNTTTCFVVVFFGQVLLNLNWAIVADILLYTVIPTRRSTAEAFQILFSHALGDAGSPYLIGQISEILKKSFSTPAAFVEGAMVLNSTVSSIVSDFVTSSPDMNVSANCSSSGTSSIDLTTVEGDFKALQWAMSITIVVEVLGALFFFGTAWYIVEDKAKVDRAVADGPRGFRAVSMKELPASLMWNGHPSDLVTSKIIAGVSQHALRQDVEQQTTLPFPGASGNSNEIAVVQPGSSSDAGLEGRAYINQAMEE; translated from the exons ATGGATTCGTCCGGAATTCGTGCTAATATGTCTGCTCAACAGTTGATCGACCATGAAGTATACGAGCGTTCGTTAAGGAACCCCAATAGTCGGCAAGATGGAAAAGTGTCAACAGATTCCAGCGGATCAAGTTCATTATCCAGttcgaacacaaaaattgacggCAAAGGAATTCCCTCTGCAAGTGATTCTTCTGCCAACAGCTCTTCAGGAGAAAACCGAACAGTTGAGCATCCCCTGACCAAACGACAGATAATCACAGTCACCATTCTCTGTTTTGTCAACTTAATCAACTACATGGACAGATATACAATAGCTG gAATTTTAACCCAAATACAATGTGATCTCAATATCGGAGATACAGAGGGTGGCCTGCTTCAAACAGCTTTCGTCGCGATTTACATGATATGCGCTCCCGTATTTGGCTACCTGGGTGATCGATACTCTCGAAG GCTTATCATGGCTGCCGGTATTTTCGTCTGGAGCCTGACAACATTACTTGGCTCTTACATGACAAATTTCTGGGCTTTCCTGGTCATGAGGAGCCTTGTAGGTGTGGGAGAAGCTTCCTACTCAACCATAGCACCTACCATCATTTCAGACTTATTTGTTGGCGATACTCGCTCAAAATTCCTAGCCCTATTCTATTTCGCAATTCCGGTCGGGAG TGGACTAGGTTACATCGTTGGCTCAGAAGCATCTAGAGTGATGGGATCGTGGCATTGGGGCCTTCGAGTCACGCCAGTTTTCGGGGCCGTAGCCGTGCTCCTGATTTTGCTGGTCGTCCAGGATCCTCCACGCGGCGAATCTGAAGGCGCCCATCTTTCAGCCACGAGCTGGTGGGACGACATTAAATCACTCGGCAAAAA CAAAAGCTTTGTGATGTCCACAGCAGCTTGCACAGCGGTGGCCTTCGTCGCTGGAGCTCTGGCATGGTGGGGTCCCAAGTTTATCGCATTGGGTTTGGCCACTCAACAAGGTCACCAGGATGTTTCATTGGATGA CGTATCGTACATTTTCGGCTTGATTGCCATGATCGCTGGTTTGCTGGGCGTTCCCCTTGGATCTTTCCTCGGCCAAAAATTGCGCGTCCGCTATCAGCGGGCCGATCCCATCGTTTGCGGCATGGGTATGCTGTTTTCCACTCCGCTCATGCTAGCTGCGTTGTTTATCGCCGGATGGAACACTACCACTTGCTTTGTGGTCGTCTTCTTTGGTCAAGTTCTGCTCAATTTGAATTGGGCAATTGTGGCTGATATCCTGTTG taTACGGTAATCCCAACGCGACGATCAACCGCTGAAGCGTTCCAAATTCTATTTTCACACGCACTGGGTGACGCCGGCTCTCCTTATTTGATTGGCCAG ATCTCCGAAATTCTGAAGAAATCCTTTTCGACTCCGGCTGCATTCGTCGAAGGCGCCATGGTTCTAAACTCAACTGTTTCGTCAATTGTGAGCGACTTTGTTACGAGTTCACCTGATATGAATGTCAGCGCAAACTGTTCCAGTTCAGGAACGTCATCTATAGATCTCACCACTGTTGAAGGCGACTTCAAAGCCCTACAGTGGGCCATGTCTATCACGATAGTCGTGGAAGTTCTCGgtgctctcttctttttcggaACAGCATG GTACATCGTGGAGGACAAAgccaaagttgatcgcgcagTAGCAG ACGGCCCACGCGGTTTCCGAGCCGTAAGCATGAAGGAGTTGCCCGCGTCCTTGATGTGGAACGGCCATCCCTCTGACTTGGTGACGTCTAAAATAATAG CAGGAGTTAGTCAGCACGCTTTACGACAAGATGTTGAACAGCAAACAACTTTGCCGTTTCCGGGTGCATCGGGGAATTCTAACGAGATTGCCGTCGTACAGCCTGGATCATCTTCGGATGCCGGACTGGAAGGAAGAGCTTACATTAACCAGGCCATGGAAGAGTGA
- the LOC124342395 gene encoding protein spinster-like isoform X5, translating into MDSSGIRANMSAQQLIDHEVYERSLRNPNSRQDGKVSTDSSGSSSLSSSNTKIDGKGIPSASDSSANSSSGENRTVEHPLTKRQIITVTILCFVNLINYMDRYTIAGILTQIQCDLNIGDTEGGLLQTAFVAIYMICAPVFGYLGDRYSRRLIMAAGIFVWSLTTLLGSYMTNFWAFLVMRSLVGVGEASYSTIAPTIISDLFVGDTRSKFLALFYFAIPVGSGLGYIVGSEASRVMGSWHWGLRVTPVFGAVAVLLILLVVQDPPRGESEGAHLSATSWWDDIKSLGKNKSFVMSTAACTAVAFVAGALAWWGPKFIALGLATQQGHQDVSLDDVSYIFGLIAMIAGLLGVPLGSFLGQKLRVRYQRADPIVCGMGMLFSTPLMLAALFIAGWNTTTCFVVVFFGQVLLNLNWAIVADILLYTVIPTRRSTAEAFQILFSHALGDAGSPYLIGQISEILKKSFSTPAAFVEGAMVLNSTVSSIVSDFVTSSPDMNVSANCSSSGTSSIDLTTVEGDFKALQWAMSITIVVEVLGALFFFGTAWYIVEDKAKVDRAVAGLGFDDETRQLSPSRNRRPDSNGTPEEEQPITIIAPASEYLSVI; encoded by the exons ATGGATTCGTCCGGAATTCGTGCTAATATGTCTGCTCAACAGTTGATCGACCATGAAGTATACGAGCGTTCGTTAAGGAACCCCAATAGTCGGCAAGATGGAAAAGTGTCAACAGATTCCAGCGGATCAAGTTCATTATCCAGttcgaacacaaaaattgacggCAAAGGAATTCCCTCTGCAAGTGATTCTTCTGCCAACAGCTCTTCAGGAGAAAACCGAACAGTTGAGCATCCCCTGACCAAACGACAGATAATCACAGTCACCATTCTCTGTTTTGTCAACTTAATCAACTACATGGACAGATATACAATAGCTG gAATTTTAACCCAAATACAATGTGATCTCAATATCGGAGATACAGAGGGTGGCCTGCTTCAAACAGCTTTCGTCGCGATTTACATGATATGCGCTCCCGTATTTGGCTACCTGGGTGATCGATACTCTCGAAG GCTTATCATGGCTGCCGGTATTTTCGTCTGGAGCCTGACAACATTACTTGGCTCTTACATGACAAATTTCTGGGCTTTCCTGGTCATGAGGAGCCTTGTAGGTGTGGGAGAAGCTTCCTACTCAACCATAGCACCTACCATCATTTCAGACTTATTTGTTGGCGATACTCGCTCAAAATTCCTAGCCCTATTCTATTTCGCAATTCCGGTCGGGAG TGGACTAGGTTACATCGTTGGCTCAGAAGCATCTAGAGTGATGGGATCGTGGCATTGGGGCCTTCGAGTCACGCCAGTTTTCGGGGCCGTAGCCGTGCTCCTGATTTTGCTGGTCGTCCAGGATCCTCCACGCGGCGAATCTGAAGGCGCCCATCTTTCAGCCACGAGCTGGTGGGACGACATTAAATCACTCGGCAAAAA CAAAAGCTTTGTGATGTCCACAGCAGCTTGCACAGCGGTGGCCTTCGTCGCTGGAGCTCTGGCATGGTGGGGTCCCAAGTTTATCGCATTGGGTTTGGCCACTCAACAAGGTCACCAGGATGTTTCATTGGATGA CGTATCGTACATTTTCGGCTTGATTGCCATGATCGCTGGTTTGCTGGGCGTTCCCCTTGGATCTTTCCTCGGCCAAAAATTGCGCGTCCGCTATCAGCGGGCCGATCCCATCGTTTGCGGCATGGGTATGCTGTTTTCCACTCCGCTCATGCTAGCTGCGTTGTTTATCGCCGGATGGAACACTACCACTTGCTTTGTGGTCGTCTTCTTTGGTCAAGTTCTGCTCAATTTGAATTGGGCAATTGTGGCTGATATCCTGTTG taTACGGTAATCCCAACGCGACGATCAACCGCTGAAGCGTTCCAAATTCTATTTTCACACGCACTGGGTGACGCCGGCTCTCCTTATTTGATTGGCCAG ATCTCCGAAATTCTGAAGAAATCCTTTTCGACTCCGGCTGCATTCGTCGAAGGCGCCATGGTTCTAAACTCAACTGTTTCGTCAATTGTGAGCGACTTTGTTACGAGTTCACCTGATATGAATGTCAGCGCAAACTGTTCCAGTTCAGGAACGTCATCTATAGATCTCACCACTGTTGAAGGCGACTTCAAAGCCCTACAGTGGGCCATGTCTATCACGATAGTCGTGGAAGTTCTCGgtgctctcttctttttcggaACAGCATG GTACATCGTGGAGGACAAAgccaaagttgatcgcgcagTAGCAG GTTTGGGATTCGATGATGAAACGAGGCAACTATCACCGTCAAGAAATCGGCGGCCAGACAGCAATGgaacacccgaagaagagcaACCCATCACCATCATCGCTCCAGCTTCCGAATATCTTTCggtcatttaa